In Curtobacterium sp. TC1, the following proteins share a genomic window:
- a CDS encoding glycosyl hydrolase family 18 protein: MITRPRSVLLAVALTAGLVLTGCTGPANAESGTPEWFDVTGFQPEGADPALIDANASAMDVVGVDGLLLSRTGTRVTTPSREARTQRNRAHARGLEAQLLVSNYADGDFSEPIARRMLRSPANRSHVVRALATDVRSGGWDSVMIDLEALTAADTAGLTAFARELRAAVGEDVRLDIALSASTTAAGYARMGYDVRALRAPLDHLTLMAYDQHGPWEPDAPGPVGSLPWASKSARALATLAPADQIVLGVAGYGYHWKGPRPAGQLSDDQARRRVRKAHVTPTWNTTVGEWTATLPSGEVLWWSDARSLRERVALAERLGLTGVAVWSLDLSDTLGG, encoded by the coding sequence TCGCCCTGACCGCGGGCCTCGTCCTGACCGGCTGCACGGGCCCCGCGAACGCCGAGTCCGGCACACCCGAATGGTTCGACGTCACGGGCTTCCAGCCAGAGGGGGCGGACCCCGCGCTGATCGACGCCAACGCATCGGCGATGGACGTCGTCGGCGTCGACGGGCTGCTGCTGAGCCGGACCGGCACACGTGTCACCACCCCCTCCCGCGAGGCGAGGACACAGCGCAACCGGGCGCACGCCCGCGGGCTCGAGGCGCAGCTGCTCGTCAGCAACTACGCCGACGGCGACTTCAGCGAGCCGATCGCCCGGAGGATGCTCCGGTCCCCCGCCAACCGGTCCCACGTCGTCCGCGCGCTCGCGACCGACGTGCGTTCCGGCGGATGGGACTCGGTCATGATCGACCTCGAGGCGTTGACCGCCGCCGACACGGCGGGGTTGACGGCCTTCGCGCGGGAGCTCCGTGCGGCGGTCGGCGAAGACGTCCGGCTCGACATCGCCCTGTCGGCGTCGACGACCGCGGCCGGGTACGCGCGCATGGGGTACGACGTCCGGGCGCTCCGCGCTCCGCTGGACCACCTCACGCTGATGGCCTACGACCAGCACGGCCCGTGGGAGCCGGACGCACCGGGGCCGGTCGGGTCGTTGCCCTGGGCGTCGAAGTCCGCCAGGGCGCTCGCCACCCTCGCGCCCGCCGACCAGATCGTGCTCGGCGTCGCCGGGTACGGCTACCACTGGAAGGGGCCGCGGCCGGCGGGGCAGCTGTCCGACGACCAGGCCCGTCGCCGTGTCCGGAAGGCCCACGTCACCCCGACGTGGAACACCACGGTCGGCGAGTGGACCGCCACCCTGCCCAGCGGCGAGGTGCTGTGGTGGTCGGACGCGCGGTCGCTGCGTGAGCGCGTGGCCCTCGCCGAGCGACTCGGTCTGACCGGGGTGGCCGTCTGGTCCCTGGACCTCTCCGAC